From the genome of Coffea eugenioides isolate CCC68of unplaced genomic scaffold, Ceug_1.0 ScVebR1_2880;HRSCAF=3992, whole genome shotgun sequence, one region includes:
- the LOC113757269 gene encoding uncharacterized protein LOC113757269, producing the protein MANENDIIVAQLASRMDAMWRDMQRKLELHFESMQEQIEQLDPSRNAQLNPSRNSSRKTRGKLTMNEFSDSNSKGEFEDDERRPRRMTQRADHVKDQLKGIKLKIPTFHGKSDPEAYLEWERKIELIFDCNHYTEPQKVKLAAIEFTDYTAVWWDQLRIKQRRNKEPAIRTWDNLKRIMRKRFIPGYYHRDLHHKLQTLTQGSMTVEDYFKEMELSMMRADVHEDEEATMARFLGGLRPDIADIVELQHYLDMGELLDKAIKVERRFKRRGTVIQNSNFQSGNWRNTPFKREDHSSSGPHFAKSNGNSRGTLRPTTLPSKPTSREDFKSQPEVSKSRTRDTKCFKCQGFGHIASQCPNQRTLIMLPNGELLTDDEDGKHEGILSLEGEEDELEEIPVNDTVGCLVASLVIDPGSCTNVASALMVERLDLPTTDHPRPYKLQWRNNSGEEYHDVFPVDIPNGLLPLRGIEHQIDFIPGASLPNKAPYRTNPEKTKEQQRQVEELLGKGWIRESLSPCAVPVLLVPKKDGGWRMCTDCRAINAITVKYRHPIPRLDDMLDELHGYVISAQGVQVDQSKVKAINEWPTPSNVSEVRSFHGLASFYRRFVKDFSTIAAPLTSIIKKNSPFQWGEEQAKSFQLLKHKLTHAHVLSLPNFDKTFEIECDASGIGIGAVLLQEGRPIAYFSEKLNGAALNYSTYDKELMALVRALQTWQHYLRPREFVLHTDHESLKHIKSQTKLSKRHARWIAFIDTFAFVIKYKTGKSNVVADALSRRYTLLTTLDAKLLGFEYLKDLYATDPDFGEIFNSLP; encoded by the exons ATGGCCAATGAAAATGACATCATCGTGGCGCAATTGGCATCAAGAATGGATGCTATGTGGAGAGACATGCAAAGGAAACTTGAGCTCCACTTTGAGTCCATGCAAGAGCAAATTGAACAATTGGATCCCTCCAGAAACGCACAATTGAATCCCTCCAGAAACTCTTCTAGGAAAACTAGAGGGAAACTCACCATGAACGAATTCAGTGACTCTAACTCAAAGGGAGAGTTCGAAGATGACGAGCGAAGGCCACGGAGAATGACACAGCGGGCTGACCATGTGAAGGATCAACTCAAgggaataaaattaaaaattcctACCTTCCATGGCAAATCGGATCCCGAAGCGTACTTGGAGTGGGAGAGAAAGATTGAGTTGATCTTTGATTGCAACCACTACACAGAGCCTCAAAAGGTAAAGTTGGCCGCCATCGAATTCACCGATTACACCGCAGTTTGGTGGGATCAACTCCGCATCAAGCAACGAAGGAATAAGGAACCGGCCATTCGGACATGGGACAACTTAAAACGAATCATGAGGAAACGCTTCATACCCGGTTACTATCACAGGGATTTGCATCACAAAttgcaaaccctcactcaaggtaGTATGACGGTTGAAGACTACttcaaggaaatggaactgTCCATGATGCGGGCTGATGTTCACGAAGATGAGGAGGCCACCATGGCACGATTTTTGGGAGGATTACGGCCTGACATTGCTGACATCGTGGAGCTTCAACACTACCTTGATATGGGAGAACTCTTGGACAAAGCTATCAAGGTAGAACGGAggttcaagaggaggggaacgGTCATACAAAACTCCAACTTCCAATCTGGAAATTGGAGAAATACACCCTTCAAGAGGGAGGATCACTCCTCGAGTGGCCCACACTTTGCAAAGTCGAATGGAAATTCAAGGGGGACTTTGAGGCCGACTACACTACCTTCCAAACCAACTTCAAGGGAGGATTTTAAATCCCAACCAGAGGTCTCTAAATCAAGGACTCGTGACACCAAATGCTTCAAGTGTCAAGGGTTTGGGCACATTGCTTCCCAATGCCCCAACCAACGGACCTTGATCATGTTACCCAATGGCGAGTTATTGACCGATGATGAAGACGGGAAACATGAGGGAATACTGTCCTTGGAGGGGGAAGAGGACGAGCTTGAGGAGATACCTGTCAATGACACGGTTGGATGTCTAGTGGCAAG CCTAGTCATTGACCCAGGGAGTTGCACTAATGTTGCAAGTGCACTAATGGTGGAGCGACTCGACTTACCAACAACTGACCACCCGCGTCCCTACAAACTCCAATGGCGAAATAATAGCGGCGAG GAGTATCATGATGTGTTCCCCGTGGATATACCTAATGGATTGCTACCTTTGAGAGggattgaacatcaaattgatttcatcccTGGGGCTTCCTTGCCAAACAAGGCACCGTATAGGACTAATCCCGAGAAAACTAAGGAACAACAAAGGCAAGTAGAGGAGTTACTTGGCAAAGGATGGATTCGTGAGAGTCTAAGCCCCTGTGCTGTACCCGTCCTACTTGTGCCTAAGAAGGATGGAGGATGGAGGATGTGCACTGATTGTCGAGCTATTAACGCCATAACGGTAAAGTATCGTCATCCCATACCTCGTctagatgacatgcttgatgaattgCATG GATATGTTATAAGTGCACAGGGTGTACAAGTGGATCAATCAAAGGTGAAGGCTATAAATGAATGGCCAACACCTTCCAATGTAAGTGAGGTGAGGAGTTTCCATGGCTTGGCAAGCTTCTACAGGCGTTTTGTCAAGGACTTCAGCACCATAGCTGCACCACTTACATCTATCATCAAGAAGAACTCACCCTTTCAATGGGGGGAAGAacaagctaagtctttccaattacttaaacacaagctcacacatgcaCATGTTCTAAGTTTACCTAACTTCGACAAAACTTTTGAGATagagtgtgatgcttctggtataGGTATTGGGGCTGTTCTACTCCAAGAAGGTCGACCGATCGCATACTTCAGTGAAAAGCTAAATGGAGCCGCCTTGAACTACTCAACCTATGACAAGGAACTGATGGCATTAGTTCGAGCTCTCCAAACTTGGCAACACTACCTTCGACCTCGAGAGTTCGTCCTGCATACTGATCACGAATCTCTCAAGCACATCAAGTCACAAACCAAGCTGAGTAAACGCCATGCAAGATGGATAGCCTTCATCGACACCTTTGCATTCGTGATCAAATATAAAACAGGTAAGTCTAATGTAGTAGCTGATGCACTTTCTAGGAGATATACACTACTTACTACATTGGATGCCAAATTACTAGGATTTGAATATCTCAAGGATCTTTATGCCACTGACCCagattttggtgagattttcAACTCCTTGCCATGA